In Helicoverpa zea isolate HzStark_Cry1AcR chromosome 7, ilHelZeax1.1, whole genome shotgun sequence, the genomic window aaataaagcCATATCTTAAAAATAGAGATAGCTAGGTAAGaaatattattctatttaaatgCTGCTTTATACAAAATTGATTTTTGGATCTTATAATACAATATATTTGAGAAGAAAAGCTGTGATTACAGACAGAAGTGAAGTCTTCAAACTTGTTCCGGCATTGCAACCATCTGTGCTACATGTGTAGATACAAGTCCTGTACTCAAGTTTGTCACCTGGCTGCTGAACATAGTTACAGTAATTCCCTAGATCTAATGATGAACAGAACCTTTTTGTGCTGATACCTCCTGAAAGATGAAAtggttatattaataaaaatgtgcattATTCATAATCAAACTGAAGTGATCTATTAGGAAATGCTTTGAATACTAATATTATCcaaaacaaataatacctaTGTGAAAGAATTaatcaaaggacaatgggcgattccggttcaaatgtccaccacgaacgagacctatatggctagatagcccgttaaatatagaacattttttgttatgaaagtaaaaaaatatataatgccagaaaaaagttatagcaaaatcaaataaaacattttatagattttttcaattctTTTTCGTGTTGTTcaattttcgtactttctgtaacttctgacaaaatagaattgttaattattagagagaagacaccaccagttacatcgaactttcttggatccaggaaccgctgagtatGTTCAAGCGCTTCTGgcacctcaattggttagtgattcgtacatccatcgggcaaaaaaatatggcctgtttatatgcaaatgtgtcttactcatcttagttttagatacagtgcggaaatggaagtggaacaaaataaaaaataataatgataatatacaaaaactaccgaaaattaagaatacatttttggctataactttttttggcattgttttttttttttactttcttagtaaaagttactctaaattaactggactatttaattatataggtctcgttcgtggtggatatttggaccaaacttcatacattcttgcctaATCTCCTTAGTTCAGTCGTTTCAGAGCCTTGAAAgtcaaatacacaaaaaaatgttgcccttttattataatttacattgCAATATAATGCAAATGTAGGCTTCACTGATgctatacaaaattaaaatgttaaaatgtgCAGTACTCACCAATATACATTTCACCAAGTTAGTATTTATCTAGTGCCCAGTGCTGTAAAACTCAAGTAACCCAGTGCATGAATTAGTGAGTGTGTTAATCCATTTATATTAGAGTAGGTAATAGGCATATTTATGACCATGACTTGcagaaatataattaatacataataaaaaaccaCAAAAAACCATAACGTGAGTGTTCTAGTGTGCTgcccatatttatttttgatatcatGCACAGAAAATATTACAAGCATTTAGGGTTACTTTACAAagcatttatataatttatttccagactaataaaatgaatgtttttttactgacatgacatcaaaaatattacaataatatatctaactaCTTTTAGTACCCATGATTAATCCAGCAAGCTACACCTTACTATTAGTTATTACTAAACACCTGTTAGTTTGATGCAGTACTGAGCATTGTACACGTGGTCACAAGACAACGGCTTCAGTATGCCACCGTCTAGAGACATTAGGCCATCACCACATTCCATAGTTGCTGAAGTGTTGCACTGATAACATTCTAACGATGAACCTAATTTCATTGCAACATACATTAAACTGGTCAAAGACTGGTTAGGTCACAAAATAATCAAGTTGTTTATGAAAttagcaaaataattaaatattgaaagtggttaaaatgaaagaaacaaaaaatgaaaaaaaaatatatagttttagtctaaaaaaataattttggagtCTTATAGAATCCAGTTTGCTACTTATGAAAAAGTGTTATGAGTTAAGAATTAGTACACCCTTTAAATACTTTACTGAGTTAGTAAACCCTTTACCAATAGCTACCAATTTGTTACTTTAGTTCCATCCCAGTAAATACATTGTTACACATGGTTAGCCAGGCATTGTTATGTTCACACAGACACCTCTGTCATGTAATGCCTGTACTTATAATGTACCCATTCGAGAGGTTAGTGCTTTTTGTCGTTGAACTCTCACCTTCGTATCGTCCAACATGTTTGATACAGTACTGAGCGTCATGTATTGTCGCACAGTCATTAGGTACCAAATCAACATCACTCTCTAAGAACTCATTACATTGAAACGGATTATTCGAGTCCGTTCCTGAACACTGGTAGCAGTTTAtagaataaactaaaaataaaaaaaataaacagaaatgaaaataacaaaCCAAAATAGGAAATGATACTATTATAAGAAACAACGCCCTAAAACTCTTACCTGTTTTAAACATTGTAAATGATATGCAAATGTAAAGGAAGACTTTCTCTTGAAGGCTCATCATTGTTATGTAGGGTTTGTATTCAtataaatatacgtatctatttagaaaacagtaaaaaatcaataaaaacccAAGCCAACAATCAACGCActccaaagagtaaagtaatatatagggaaaagagagcccactcacgtgttattcttgcaacccaatttgacaatgcgccatctttctctaaattggccccgaactacctacatagctatagctataaaaatattataattatgcatcatattcataacattttctattagggtaagtagcaccatataactataacattggttatcgttatagttacatggtgctacttaccctaatagaaaatgtcatcgttaatttagtaaaaggtcgaaggaaaacaaataattattatatattactttttatttacgcgtgtatgcggaacatggaatgcaaaaaaccgccatattgatattattatgatcggttttgttaagttacttggaatactgacaccaggtctttttagatgaaatttgatatttgtgcttttttaaaccgtatttaatttattcgcctattatatctttttttaaagtgtctaatattttcctcatacttttctctaattaatattgcataaataattttatattaacaaacaaaatcgattatagtgtagtgccatctgttggtaatttaaggtatcttttagatagtaaatagtttccgggccaaataaaaggtggcgactcttcgtttacttagctgtcaaaatgtacggagtgtcctcccCCTGACGCACTCTTTCTTGTGGTACCTAACGAACATTTGTCAAATATGTCATGCAAAAACCTGACAATGACAGCgatgacaataaaataatgttgccAAGATTGTAGTCGTTAAAATTgttgaagatgttttttttcgATGAGTGCAAAAAGTGCGACATTTTGTGTGGGCTGAACGCTTGTGACTAACCCAGTCAGCATCATAATGTATAATAGTACTCAATAAGTTCAATGGCCAAAAACTCGATCTCAATCGTACGATGCGACACTTTTTGTGCATCCCAATGTGCCCCAAAAAATGCACTATTCAAGacctatacaacatgtaacgtaattaacgcacaccctcaaacacgccaattagaatattatgttataatcataatacatacactgaatttttaatttaacatgtatatgcattgttatttactaaattatatagttataccaattcttggagaactttttggtcatactactacgcaagcaaatatcgcgccgcgcgccgctcgactcgacacaaaatacggaaaaagccgacaatacacgaagtcttattactttgagtta contains:
- the LOC124632092 gene encoding U-scoloptoxin(05)-Er1a — protein: MMSLQEKVFLYICISFTMFKTVYSINCYQCSGTDSNNPFQCNEFLESDVDLVPNDCATIHDAQYCIKHVGRYEGSSLECYQCNTSATMECGDGLMSLDGGILKPLSCDHVYNAQYCIKLTGGISTKRFCSSLDLGNYCNYVQQPGDKLEYRTCIYTCSTDGCNAGTSLKTSLLSVITAFLLKYIVL